In the genome of Gallaecimonas xiamenensis 3-C-1, the window CGACCGCAGTCCCCTGGTGTCGGCCCTGCCGGTGGCCCTTGATAGCGAAGGGCGCCACCTGCGCCTGAACCTCAGTTACCTGCTGGCCAGCAACCGCCAACCCAAGGCGTTGCTGGTGTTGATCAAGGACGTGACCCTGTCGGTCAGGGACAGGGAACGGCTGCAGAGCCAGAAAACCCGCCTGGAAACCATCATCGACGGCACCCGGGCCGGTACCTGGGAGTGGAACGTCCAGACCGGCGAGAACATCATCAACGAGCGCTGGGCCCAGATGCTGGGCTACACCAAGGCCGAACTGGAGCCCACCACCGAGGCCACTTTCCAGAGCTTTGTCCACCCGGACGACTGGGTCGGCACCAGCGCCAAGGTCAAACGCCACTTCGACGGCGAGCTGCCCTTTTATGACCATGTCTGCCGCATGCGCCACAGGGACGGCCACTGGATCTGGGTGCACGACAGAGGCCGGCTGACCAGCCGCACGGCGGACGGCAAGCCCCTGTGGGTTACCGGCACCCATATCGACATCACCGACAGCAAGGAAGCCGAGGAGCGCCTCAGCAAGCTGGCCAAGACCATACCCGGCCTTATCTACCAGTACGCCCTGGACAGGGACGGCCACTCCTGGTTTCCCTACGCCAGCGAAGGGATCCGCGACATCTACGGCCTGAGCCCCCAGCAGGTGCAGGACGACGCCAGCCTGGTGTTTGACCGGGTCCACCCAGACGACCAGGACGCCCTGGCCCAGTCCATCAGCCTGTCGGCCAATAGCCTCAATAAATGGCACTGCCAATACCGGGTCTGTTTTGACGGCAAGGAGCAATGGCTGGAGGGTAACTCCATCCCCGAGTTGCTGGATGACGGCACCGTGCTCTGGCACGGCCTTATCACCGACATCACCGAGCGTAAGCACCTGGAAGAGCAGCTAAGAACCCTGTCCCTGACCGACGAGCTGACCGGCCTCTATAACCGCCGCCACCTGTTCCAGGCCTTGGAAGACGCCTACCAGCGCCACCAGCGTTACCAGACCCCTTGCTCGGTGCTGCTGATCGACGTGGATCATTTCAAACAGATCAACGACAACCACGGCCACCACGTGGGAGACGCCGTACTGAAACGCCTGGCTGACCTGTTCCGGGAAAAGCTGCGGGTTACCGACTTGGCCGGCCGCCTGGGGGGCGAAGAGTTCCTGGTGCTGCTGGGGGACACCACCCTGGAGGGGGCCAAAAAGGCCGCCGAACTGCTATGCCAGGCCTTTGCGGTACTGGATCTGCCTGGGGACGACGGCCTACCGTTCAGGGCCACCCTGAGCATAGGGGTAGCCAGCCTAGGGCAGGAAGACGACGAGGTGTCGACCCTGGTCAGCCGGGCCGACAAAGCCGTCTACCGGGCCAAGCACCAGGGCCGTAACCGGGTCTGCCTGGCCCACTGAGCCAAGCGCGGGCACTTGCGCCGCCGCTCGCCATTGCCGACAATTCCGGCCATCAGCCGGCAATGCCAAGAGCCATGTTCGAACCTAACGCCTTTCGTGATCTGTTCCCGGCCCTGGCCCAGCCAGGGGCCCCCCTGTACCTGGATAACGGCGCCAGTACCCAGACCGCCAGCCCAGTGCTGGACGCCATGGACCAGTACTACCGCCAGTACCGGGCCAATGTGCACCGGGGCAGCCACCCCTGGGCGACCCGGGCCACCGACGCCCTGGAAGCCAGCCGCGACGCCGTCGCCGCCCTTATCGGGGCGCCCAGGCGCGAGGCGGTTATCTTCACCAGCGGCACCACGGCGGCCATCAACCTGGTGGCCTGGGGCCTTATCGATCATTTCGGCCCAGGGGATCTGATCTTGGTGTCGGCCATGGAGCACCATGCCAACCTGGTGCCCTGGCAACTGCTGGCCCGGCGCACCGGCGCCCGGATTGAGCCCATCCCCCTGGATGGCAAAGGCGCCCTGGACATGGCCGCCTATGACCGGCTTCTGGCCCAAAAGCCCAAGCTGGTGGCCTGCTGCCATGTGTCCAACACCCTGGGGCTGATCAACCCCGTTGTCCAGATTTGCGCCAAGGCCCGCGCCGCCGGTGCCCTCAGCCTGATTGACGGCGCCCAGGCCGTGGCCCACCTCAAGGTGGACATCCGGGCCCTTGGCTGCGACTTCTACGCCTTTTCCGGCCACAAGATGTTTGGCCCAACCGGGGTGGGGGTGCTGACCGGGCGCCTGGAAAGCCTGGGGGAACTGCTGCCCTTTATGGGGGGCGGGGAGATGATAGACAGGGTCAGCTTCGATACCGTCACCTTCAATGCCCTGCCCCACCGCCTGGAAGCCGGTACCGGCCCGATCAGCGAGATCATCGGCCTGGGGGCGGCGGCCGAGCTGCTAACAGGCCTGGACGCCAGCGCCCATGAGGCGGCCCTGACCCAGCGCCTGCTGGCGGGCCTGGCCAAGCTGCCGGTTCAGGTGCTGGGGAACGGCCCCAGGGTCAGCCTGGTGTCCATCACGGTGCCCGGCGTCCACCACAGCGACTTGGCCCATTATCTTGCCGGCAACAATATCGCGGTGCGGGCCGGCCACCACTGCACCCAGCCCCTGCACGGCCTGCTGGGCATTGCCGGGTCCCTGCGTATCGCCCTGGCCCCCTACAACACCGCCGCCGAGGTGGACGCCTGCCTGGCGGCCCTGGGGGACGGTATCGACCTCTTTTTGGAGTTGCCATGAGCCTTTTTGACGATTTTGCCGCCGAGCGTCACTTCGAAGGCCGCACCCGTTTCCTGCTGGGCCTGGCCCGCAGCCTGCCGGCCCTGGCCGACCGGCAGCCGGAAGACCAGGTGAGCGGCTGCGAAGCCAAGACCTGGCTGAGGGTGGCGGTGGTGGACGACAAGCTGGACCTGCATGGCGACAGCGAGGCGCGCATCGTCAAAGGGCTGATGGCGCTGCTCTTTAGCCTCTACCAAGGCCAGCCCTTGGCCCTGGCCCGCCATATCGACGCCCGGGCCGAGTTCGAACGGGTGGGGCTGGCCCAGTTCCTCAGCCCCAGCCGCGCCAACGGCCTTTACGCCATGCTGGCCAAGATCCACGGCGAGCTGGACTGAGATGCAAGGGGTACCGGCCCAGTTCACCAGCCAGACCGACAGGGCCGACTTTCAGCCCCTGGCCGGCTATCCCCAGGTGGAGCTGTACCGGGCCCATATCAGCCGCCACAGCTTCGACCCCCATACCCATCAGGCCTTCGGCATCGGCCTGATTGACAGGGGCGCCCAGCATTTTCGCTACCGGGGGGCCAATCACCTGGCCGGCACCGGCGCCCTGGTGCTGATGAACCCTGACGAACTCCATACCGGCCATGCCGCCAGCGACCAGGGCTGGCATTACCGGATGATCTACCTGGAACCGGCCCTGCTGGCCGACCTGACCGGTACCCCGGATTGGCATTTCAAAGAGGTGCTGCAAGCCCATCCCCAGCGCTGCCAGCAGTTGTCGGCACTGCTGGGCGCCCTGTGGCAGCCCCAGCAGCCCCTGGCGGTGGACAGCCTGCTGCTGACCCTGGTGGACACCTTGCGCCCCTTTGCCCAGCAGCGGCCAAGGGCCCCCTCCCCCCGGCACCGCTTCGATGCGGTGCGGGATCTGCTGCACAGCCAATACCACAGGCCGCTGCGCCTGGAAGAGCTAGCCAGGGAAGCCGGCCTCAGCCCCTACCATTTTCTGCGCCAGTTCAAGGCCCAGTTCCATGTCACTCCCCAGCAGATGCTGATGGCCATACGCCTTTATGAGGCCAAGTGCCTGCTGGCCAAAGGGGTGCCCCTGGCCCAGGTGGCTCCCCAGGTGGGATTGACCGACCAGGCCCACCTGACCCGCGCCTTTGCCAGCCGTTACGGCACCACCCCGGGGCGCTACCAGCAGCAGTGCTACCGTCCCTAGCAATTTGCGACAATACGGCGCCACCGGCGCCCTGCTAGTCTGCAAGCCCCTGTTGTCGTAGGAGTGGCCCATGTTGGTCGGGATACTGTTCGCCCTTGCCGCCGGCCTGTTGTGGGGCCTGGTCTTCGTCGGCCCCCTGCTGGTGCCGGACTACCCTGCTGCCCTGCAATCCACCGGCCGCTACCTGGCCCTTGGCCTTATCGCCCTGCCCCTGGCCTGGCAGCAGCGCCGGGCCCTTGGGCAGCTGAGCCGGCGCGACTGGCAGCTGGCGCTGCTGCTGGCCCTGTTCGGCAACCTCTTTTACTACTGCGGTGTGGCCGGGGCCGTGCTGCGAGTGGGGGCCCCCATCGCCACCATGGTGGTGGGCACCTTGCCGGTGGTGATAGCGGTGGCCGCCAATCTATTGTACCGAGACAAGGAAGGGCAGCTGGGCTGGGGCAGCCTGGCCCTAGCCATGGCCCTGATGCTGGTGGGGCTGGTGCTGGTCAATATCAGTGAGCTGGCAAGGGAAGGCCTGGCCCTGACCGACTCGGCCTACCTGCTGGGATTGCTGATGGCCTGTGGCGCCGTGGCCTGCTGGGCCTGGTACGCCCTGAAAAACGCCCGCTGGCTCAAGGATAATCCCAGGCGCTCACCGGCCGCCTGGGCCACGGCCCAGGGTTTGGCGACCCTGCCCCTATCCTTGCTGGGTTTTGCCCTGGCTTGCCTTTACCTGGGCCAGAGCCAACCCGGCTTTCCCCTGCCCCTTGGCCCCGAGCCCGGCACCTTTGTGGCCCTGATGCTGGCCATAGCCCTGCTCTGTTCCTGGCTGGGAACCCTGTGCTGGAACGCCGCCAGCCAGCGGCTACCGACGGTGCTGATGGGGCCCATGGCCGCCTTCGAGATCCTGACCGGCCTGGCCTACAGCTATGGCCTGCGCCAAAGCTGGCCGGACTGGCCGACCCTGGCCGGGGTGCTGTGCATGCTGCTGGCGGTCACCCTGACGGTGCTGGCCAAGGGCCGGCGCTAGGGCTCAGGCCTTGACGCCGGTCAGCTTTTCGATAACCCGGGCCACCGCCACCAGCCCGAAGGTGGCGGTCACCGCCATGGAGGCGCCAAAGCCAGAGGTGCAGTCCATGCGCATGGAGCCCTCGGTTTGCTTGGCGGCGCAGACGCTGCCGTCGGGCTTGGGGTATTTGAGGGCTTCCGAGGAGAACACGCAGTCCACCCCGAACTTGCGGGTCTTGGAGAAGTGGTAGTTGCGGCGCAGCCGCTCCTTGAGCTTGCGGGCCAAGGGGTCCTGAATGGTCTTGGTCAGGTCCGCCACCTGCACCTGGGTAGGGTCCACTTGGCCGCCGGCGCCCCCTATGGTGATGATGCGCAGCTTGTTGCGCTTGCAGTAGGCGATCATGGCGGCCTTGGCCCCCAAGGAGTCGGTGGCGTCGATGACATAGTCAAAGCCCGGTGCCAGCAGCTCGGCCACGTTGTCGGGGGTGACGAAATCGTCCACCGCCGTCACCTGGCATTCGGGGTTGATAAGGCGGATGCGTTCGGCCATCACCTCGGTCTTGGGGCGGCCTATGGTGCTGGTCAGGGCGTGGATCTGGCGGTTGGTGTTGGTGGTGCAGACATCGTCCATATCCACCAGAGTAATGGCGCCCACCCCGGAGCGGGCCAGGGCCTCGGCCACCCAGGTGCCAACGCCACCTATACCTGCCACGAAAATGTGGCTATTTTTCAATATGGTGGCGCCTGATACCCCGTACAAACGGATAATGCCACCAAAGCGGGTGTCGAAATCGCTCATCTGTTGCCCCTGAAAGCTGGGCGCGCATTCTAGCACGCTTGGCCCCTGCAACTAATGACCTATACCCAATTGACATAATTCCCAGGCATGATGAACCAAACCCCCAACCGAGTGGGCGCACCGCGCCTTTGATAGGAGAAGACCATGCAGGATGTAGTGATCGTTGCCGCAACACGCACCGCCGTCGGCAGCTTCCAAGGAAGCCTCAGCCAGATCCCGGCCCCCGAATTGGCCGCCACCCTGATCAAGGACACCCTGGCCAAGCTGGAACTGGACGGCGCCCAGGTAGACGAAGTGCTGCTGGGCCAGGTGCTGACCGCAGGCTCCGGGCAAAACCCGGCGCGCCAGGCGGTGATCAAAGCCGGCCTGCCCCACCAGGTGCCGGCCATGACCATCAACAAGGTCTGCGGCAGCGGCCTGAAAACACTGCACCTGGCCACCCAGGCCATTCGCTGTGGTGATGCCCAGGTGGTGATCGCCGGCGGCATGGAAAACATGAGCCTGTCCCCCTATGTGCTGCCCGGCGCCCGTACCGGCCTGCGCATGGGCCATGCCCAGATGGTGGACACCATGATCCAGGACGGCCTGTGGGACGCCTTTAACGACTACCACATGGGCATTACCGCCGAGAACCTGGTGGAAAAATACGGCCTGAGCCGCGAAGAGCAAGACGCCTTCGCCGCCGCGTCCCAGCAAAAGGCGGTGGCCGCCATCGAAGCAGGCTTCTTCAAGAGCCAGATCACCCCCATCAGCATTCCCCAGCGCAAGGGCGACCCTGTGCTGTTCGACACCGACGAGCAGCCCCGCGCCGGCACCACGGCCGAGGCCCTGGCCAAGCTGCGCCCGGCCTTTAAAAAGGACGGCTCTGTCACCGCCGGTAACGCCTCCAGCATCAACGACGGCGCCGCCATAGTGGTGCTGATGAGCGCCGACAAGGCCAAGGAACTGGGACTGCCGGTGCTGGCCCGCATCAAGGCCTACGCCAATGCCGGCGTCGACCCGGCGATCATGGGCATAGGCCCGGTGTCCGCCACCCAGCGCTGCCTGGACAAAGCCGGCTGGTCCATCGCCGACCTGGATCTTATCGAGGCCAACGAAGCCTTTGCCGCCCAATCCTTGGCGGTGGGTAAGGAACTGGGCTGGGATGCCGACAAGGTCAACGTCAACGGTGGCGCCATTGCCATAGGCCACCCCATCGGCGCCTCCGGCTGCCGGGTGCTGGTGACCCTGGTACACGAGATGATCCGCCGCGACGCCAAGAAGGGTCTGGCTACCCTCTGCATCGGCGGCGGCCAAGGGGTAGCCCTGGCGGTGGAGCGCTAACAGATAATCGGGATCTTAAGGGGGCCAGCTGGCCCCCTTTTTTATTGCCCGCCCAGCCAGGCTTGGCCGGTCAGCCACTCGGCGGCTTTATGGGCCGGCAGGGCTGGCGAATACAGGTAACCCTGACCCTGGCCACATTGGTGCTGGGCCAAGAAGTTGGCCTGTTCCGGGGTTTCCACCCCTTCGGCTATCACCTGCAGGCCAAGGCCCCGAGCCAGCCCCAGCACCGCCAGACTGATCTCAACGTCCTCGGCGCTGTGGGGCAGGTGCTGGACGAAGCTGCGATCCAGCTTAAGGGTATTGAGGGGCAGCTTGCGCAGGTAGGCCAGAGACGAATAGCCGGTGCCAAAGTCGTCGATAGACAGCTGTATGCCCCTGGCCCGGATCGCTTCTAGCAGGGCCAGCATGGCGTCAGCCCGCTCCGGCATCAGGCAGCTTTCGGTGATCTCCAGCTCGATCAGCTGAGGCGGTATGCCATGCTGAGCCAGGCAGCGGTCCAGCTCGGCCAGGAAGCGGTCGGAATGAAGCTGCAGCACCGACAGGTTCACCGCCACCGGCACCCGGTCCAGGTGGGACCAGGCCGCCAACTGGGCACAGACCTTGTCCAGCACCTGGGCCCCCACCGCCTCGATAAGCCCTAACCGTTCCGCCAGGGGAATAACCCGGGCCGGCGAGACCGTACCCAGCACTTCGTCGTGCCAGCGCAGCAAGGCTTCCAGGCCGGTCAGGGTACCGCTGGCCAGGTCCACCTTGGGTTGGTAATAGACCTCCAGGGTGCGGTTGGTCAGGGCATGGTGCAGCCTTTCCTCCAGCAACATCTCCTGGCGGTTCTGTTCGCTCATCTGGCTGTTATAGAAGCGGAATTTATTACGCCCCAGCTCCTTGGAGCGGTACATGGCGGTGTCGGCGAAGCGCAGCAGCTGCTCTTCGTCGCGGCCGTCGCCGGGGAAGAGGCTGATGCCGATACTGGCGGACACGAACAGTACCCGCCCGGCCACTTCCATGGGGGCGTAGAGGGCGTTGATAAGCCGCTGGGCCAGCCGTTCCAGGCCCTGGGCGTCGTCTATCTCCGAAACCAATACCGTGAATTCGTCGCCGCCAAGGCGGGCCACCGAATCCCCTTCGCGCACCGTTTGCTGCAGGCGCCGGGCCACTTCCTTGAGCACCAGATCCCCGGCC includes:
- a CDS encoding sensor domain-containing diguanylate cyclase, which produces MHPFIDFLNASDELAQISEQLSEGVLVANRQGLVHFANKAARRALGNDNLLEQPLAQLLPWLSPYLEKLDFDQPRPDRSPLVSALPVALDSEGRHLRLNLSYLLASNRQPKALLVLIKDVTLSVRDRERLQSQKTRLETIIDGTRAGTWEWNVQTGENIINERWAQMLGYTKAELEPTTEATFQSFVHPDDWVGTSAKVKRHFDGELPFYDHVCRMRHRDGHWIWVHDRGRLTSRTADGKPLWVTGTHIDITDSKEAEERLSKLAKTIPGLIYQYALDRDGHSWFPYASEGIRDIYGLSPQQVQDDASLVFDRVHPDDQDALAQSISLSANSLNKWHCQYRVCFDGKEQWLEGNSIPELLDDGTVLWHGLITDITERKHLEEQLRTLSLTDELTGLYNRRHLFQALEDAYQRHQRYQTPCSVLLIDVDHFKQINDNHGHHVGDAVLKRLADLFREKLRVTDLAGRLGGEEFLVLLGDTTLEGAKKAAELLCQAFAVLDLPGDDGLPFRATLSIGVASLGQEDDEVSTLVSRADKAVYRAKHQGRNRVCLAH
- a CDS encoding aminotransferase class V-fold PLP-dependent enzyme, encoding MFEPNAFRDLFPALAQPGAPLYLDNGASTQTASPVLDAMDQYYRQYRANVHRGSHPWATRATDALEASRDAVAALIGAPRREAVIFTSGTTAAINLVAWGLIDHFGPGDLILVSAMEHHANLVPWQLLARRTGARIEPIPLDGKGALDMAAYDRLLAQKPKLVACCHVSNTLGLINPVVQICAKARAAGALSLIDGAQAVAHLKVDIRALGCDFYAFSGHKMFGPTGVGVLTGRLESLGELLPFMGGGEMIDRVSFDTVTFNALPHRLEAGTGPISEIIGLGAAAELLTGLDASAHEAALTQRLLAGLAKLPVQVLGNGPRVSLVSITVPGVHHSDLAHYLAGNNIAVRAGHHCTQPLHGLLGIAGSLRIALAPYNTAAEVDACLAALGDGIDLFLELP
- a CDS encoding SufE family protein; the protein is MSLFDDFAAERHFEGRTRFLLGLARSLPALADRQPEDQVSGCEAKTWLRVAVVDDKLDLHGDSEARIVKGLMALLFSLYQGQPLALARHIDARAEFERVGLAQFLSPSRANGLYAMLAKIHGELD
- a CDS encoding AraC family transcriptional regulator, which translates into the protein MQGVPAQFTSQTDRADFQPLAGYPQVELYRAHISRHSFDPHTHQAFGIGLIDRGAQHFRYRGANHLAGTGALVLMNPDELHTGHAASDQGWHYRMIYLEPALLADLTGTPDWHFKEVLQAHPQRCQQLSALLGALWQPQQPLAVDSLLLTLVDTLRPFAQQRPRAPSPRHRFDAVRDLLHSQYHRPLRLEELAREAGLSPYHFLRQFKAQFHVTPQQMLMAIRLYEAKCLLAKGVPLAQVAPQVGLTDQAHLTRAFASRYGTTPGRYQQQCYRP
- a CDS encoding DMT family transporter; this translates as MLVGILFALAAGLLWGLVFVGPLLVPDYPAALQSTGRYLALGLIALPLAWQQRRALGQLSRRDWQLALLLALFGNLFYYCGVAGAVLRVGAPIATMVVGTLPVVIAVAANLLYRDKEGQLGWGSLALAMALMLVGLVLVNISELAREGLALTDSAYLLGLLMACGAVACWAWYALKNARWLKDNPRRSPAAWATAQGLATLPLSLLGFALACLYLGQSQPGFPLPLGPEPGTFVALMLAIALLCSWLGTLCWNAASQRLPTVLMGPMAAFEILTGLAYSYGLRQSWPDWPTLAGVLCMLLAVTLTVLAKGRR
- the tcdA gene encoding tRNA cyclic N6-threonylcarbamoyladenosine(37) synthase TcdA, yielding MSDFDTRFGGIIRLYGVSGATILKNSHIFVAGIGGVGTWVAEALARSGVGAITLVDMDDVCTTNTNRQIHALTSTIGRPKTEVMAERIRLINPECQVTAVDDFVTPDNVAELLAPGFDYVIDATDSLGAKAAMIAYCKRNKLRIITIGGAGGQVDPTQVQVADLTKTIQDPLARKLKERLRRNYHFSKTRKFGVDCVFSSEALKYPKPDGSVCAAKQTEGSMRMDCTSGFGASMAVTATFGLVAVARVIEKLTGVKA
- a CDS encoding acetyl-CoA C-acetyltransferase: MQDVVIVAATRTAVGSFQGSLSQIPAPELAATLIKDTLAKLELDGAQVDEVLLGQVLTAGSGQNPARQAVIKAGLPHQVPAMTINKVCGSGLKTLHLATQAIRCGDAQVVIAGGMENMSLSPYVLPGARTGLRMGHAQMVDTMIQDGLWDAFNDYHMGITAENLVEKYGLSREEQDAFAAASQQKAVAAIEAGFFKSQITPISIPQRKGDPVLFDTDEQPRAGTTAEALAKLRPAFKKDGSVTAGNASSINDGAAIVVLMSADKAKELGLPVLARIKAYANAGVDPAIMGIGPVSATQRCLDKAGWSIADLDLIEANEAFAAQSLAVGKELGWDADKVNVNGGAIAIGHPIGASGCRVLVTLVHEMIRRDAKKGLATLCIGGGQGVALAVER